The following coding sequences lie in one Ostrea edulis chromosome 8, xbOstEdul1.1, whole genome shotgun sequence genomic window:
- the LOC125660933 gene encoding uncharacterized protein LOC125660933 isoform X1 has protein sequence MINAKSSLCQFQIRVCKSSITGYLQNTACVKMKLCLSVLFLIYFWSADTYTVKVLSNVSKISEGKDLLLSCIVEGLTEELFLDRSNAYSEWIFRGDNRVVILSQVPQKNSFIPKYATNLTRDTLSDSLHFTIVINEVTDRNKGVYTCVVSKDTTVIRKQLEISGEDEADKMSTSLVFVDDKVSREAADRKCELYGFHTPNNRTNITELSLIMHPNETSWTFRDDDRHDVILNRHWLSIRGCFHMNVTFEAQHYTDCDVIYDAEYSLMNAYLAIHNNSCYVLWKSIKEDLMKFRLPESSCGWKCPDVIETGCGGEDAVSLYKVVEVDRKDWVGFQQSYEEDCNALYLSDVELPKQRIPCHINSTCSAICIQESNESKVFSNDTLVIWMDAYHLCAEMNASLPDERQNISYTTDEFPCLGIFKSSKLSFQGKYFSKVYLWIISRSFIT, from the exons ATGATTAATGCTAAATCTAGTCTCTGTCAATTTCAAATCAGAGTATGTAAATCGTCCATTACAGGATATTTACAGAACACAGCGTGCGTGAAAATGAAGCTGTGTCTTTCTGTATTGTTCTTGATTTACTTCTGGTCAGCAGACACTTACACAG TCAAAGTCCTGTCGAACGTCTCCAAGATCTCGGAAGGAAAAGACCTGCTACTGAGTTGTATCGTGGAGGGCCTAACAGAGGAACTATTCCTAGACAGATCAAACGCGTATTCGGAGTGGATATTCCGGGGAGATAACAGAGTGGTGATACTAAGCCAGGTCCCACAGAAGAACTCCTTCATACCTAAATACGCGACGAATCTTACAAGAGACACACTTTCTGATTCTCTTCACTTCACAATAGTAATCAATG AAGTCACCGACAGAAACAAAGGAGTTTACACCTGCGTGGTTTCCAAGGATACAACGGTGATTAGGAAGCAGCTGGAAATTTCAG GTGAAGACGAGGCAGATAAGATGTCGACTTCCCTGGTGTTTGTTGACGACAAAGTATCGAGGGAGGCGGCGGACAGGAAGTGCGAGTTGTACGGGTTTCACACACCAAACAACAGGACAAACATTACAGAACTCAGCTTAATCATGCATCCTAATGAAACGTCATGGACATTTCGTGATGACGACAGACATGACGTCATACTGAATCGTCACTGGCTTTCCATCAGAG GTTGTTTTCATATGAATGTGACATTTGAAGCGCAGCACTATACGGATTGTGACGTCATCTATGACGCCGAATATTCCTTAATGAATGCCTATCTTGcaatacat AACAACTCTTGCTACGTTTTATGGAAATCGATTAAAGAAGACCTGATGAAATTTCGACTTCCGGAATCGTCATGCGGATGGAAGTGTCCGGATGTTATTGAGACCGGATGTGGTGGTGAAGATGCGGTGTCTTTGTACAAAGTGGTGGAAG TTGATAGGAAAGACTGGGTAGGATTTCAGCAATCGTACGAAGAAGACTGCAATGCTTTGTATTTGTCAGATGTTGAACTCCCAAAACAAAGAATACCGTGTCACATAAACTCCACATGTAGTGCTATATGCATACAGG AATCTAATGAAAGCAAGGTTTTCTCCAACGACACTCTTGTGATATGGATGGATGCGTACCATTTATGCGCTGAAATGAACGCCAGTCTTCCTGACGAGAGACAGAACATTTCTTACACCACTGATGAGTTCCCTTGTCTGGGGATATTCAAAAGCAGCAAACTATCTTTCCAGGGCAAgtatttttcaaaagtatatcTTTGGATTATCTCCCGCTCTTTTATAACTTAA
- the LOC125660933 gene encoding uncharacterized protein LOC125660933 isoform X5: MINAKSSLCQFQIRVCKSSITGYLQNTACVKMKLCLSVLFLIYFWSADTYTVKVLSNVSKISEGKDLLLSCIVEGLTEELFLDRSNAYSEWIFRGDNRVVILSQVPQKNSFIPKYATNLTRDTLSDSLHFTIVINEVTDRNKGVYTCVVSKDTTVIRKQLEISGEDEADKMSTSLVFVDDKVSREAADRKCELYGFHTPNNRTNITELSLIMHPNETSWTFRDDDRHDVILNRHWLSIRGCFHMNVTFEAQHYTDCDVIYDAEYSLMNAYLAIHNNSCYVLWKSIKEDLMKFRLPESSCGWKCPDVIETGCGGEDAVSLYKVVEVDRKDWVGFQQSYEEDCNALYLSDVELPKQRIPCHINSTCSAICIQG; this comes from the exons ATGATTAATGCTAAATCTAGTCTCTGTCAATTTCAAATCAGAGTATGTAAATCGTCCATTACAGGATATTTACAGAACACAGCGTGCGTGAAAATGAAGCTGTGTCTTTCTGTATTGTTCTTGATTTACTTCTGGTCAGCAGACACTTACACAG TCAAAGTCCTGTCGAACGTCTCCAAGATCTCGGAAGGAAAAGACCTGCTACTGAGTTGTATCGTGGAGGGCCTAACAGAGGAACTATTCCTAGACAGATCAAACGCGTATTCGGAGTGGATATTCCGGGGAGATAACAGAGTGGTGATACTAAGCCAGGTCCCACAGAAGAACTCCTTCATACCTAAATACGCGACGAATCTTACAAGAGACACACTTTCTGATTCTCTTCACTTCACAATAGTAATCAATG AAGTCACCGACAGAAACAAAGGAGTTTACACCTGCGTGGTTTCCAAGGATACAACGGTGATTAGGAAGCAGCTGGAAATTTCAG GTGAAGACGAGGCAGATAAGATGTCGACTTCCCTGGTGTTTGTTGACGACAAAGTATCGAGGGAGGCGGCGGACAGGAAGTGCGAGTTGTACGGGTTTCACACACCAAACAACAGGACAAACATTACAGAACTCAGCTTAATCATGCATCCTAATGAAACGTCATGGACATTTCGTGATGACGACAGACATGACGTCATACTGAATCGTCACTGGCTTTCCATCAGAG GTTGTTTTCATATGAATGTGACATTTGAAGCGCAGCACTATACGGATTGTGACGTCATCTATGACGCCGAATATTCCTTAATGAATGCCTATCTTGcaatacat AACAACTCTTGCTACGTTTTATGGAAATCGATTAAAGAAGACCTGATGAAATTTCGACTTCCGGAATCGTCATGCGGATGGAAGTGTCCGGATGTTATTGAGACCGGATGTGGTGGTGAAGATGCGGTGTCTTTGTACAAAGTGGTGGAAG TTGATAGGAAAGACTGGGTAGGATTTCAGCAATCGTACGAAGAAGACTGCAATGCTTTGTATTTGTCAGATGTTGAACTCCCAAAACAAAGAATACCGTGTCACATAAACTCCACATGTAGTGCTATATGCATACAGG GATAG
- the LOC125660933 gene encoding uncharacterized protein LOC125660933 isoform X4 yields the protein MINAKSSLCQFQIRVCKSSITGYLQNTACVKMKLCLSVLFLIYFWSADTYTVKVLSNVSKISEGKDLLLSCIVEGLTEELFLDRSNAYSEWIFRGDNRVVILSQVPQKNSFIPKYATNLTRDTLSDSLHFTIVINEVTDRNKGVYTCVVSKDTTVIRKQLEISGEDEADKMSTSLVFVDDKVSREAADRKCELYGFHTPNNRTNITELSLIMHPNETSWTFRDDDRHDVILNRHWLSIRGCFHMNVTFEAQHYTDCDVIYDAEYSLMNAYLAIHNNSCYVLWKSIKEDLMKFRLPESSCGWKCPDVIETGCGGEDAVSLYKVVEVDRKDWVGFQQSYEEDCNALYLSDVELPKQRIPCHINSTCSAICIQVRFR from the exons ATGATTAATGCTAAATCTAGTCTCTGTCAATTTCAAATCAGAGTATGTAAATCGTCCATTACAGGATATTTACAGAACACAGCGTGCGTGAAAATGAAGCTGTGTCTTTCTGTATTGTTCTTGATTTACTTCTGGTCAGCAGACACTTACACAG TCAAAGTCCTGTCGAACGTCTCCAAGATCTCGGAAGGAAAAGACCTGCTACTGAGTTGTATCGTGGAGGGCCTAACAGAGGAACTATTCCTAGACAGATCAAACGCGTATTCGGAGTGGATATTCCGGGGAGATAACAGAGTGGTGATACTAAGCCAGGTCCCACAGAAGAACTCCTTCATACCTAAATACGCGACGAATCTTACAAGAGACACACTTTCTGATTCTCTTCACTTCACAATAGTAATCAATG AAGTCACCGACAGAAACAAAGGAGTTTACACCTGCGTGGTTTCCAAGGATACAACGGTGATTAGGAAGCAGCTGGAAATTTCAG GTGAAGACGAGGCAGATAAGATGTCGACTTCCCTGGTGTTTGTTGACGACAAAGTATCGAGGGAGGCGGCGGACAGGAAGTGCGAGTTGTACGGGTTTCACACACCAAACAACAGGACAAACATTACAGAACTCAGCTTAATCATGCATCCTAATGAAACGTCATGGACATTTCGTGATGACGACAGACATGACGTCATACTGAATCGTCACTGGCTTTCCATCAGAG GTTGTTTTCATATGAATGTGACATTTGAAGCGCAGCACTATACGGATTGTGACGTCATCTATGACGCCGAATATTCCTTAATGAATGCCTATCTTGcaatacat AACAACTCTTGCTACGTTTTATGGAAATCGATTAAAGAAGACCTGATGAAATTTCGACTTCCGGAATCGTCATGCGGATGGAAGTGTCCGGATGTTATTGAGACCGGATGTGGTGGTGAAGATGCGGTGTCTTTGTACAAAGTGGTGGAAG TTGATAGGAAAGACTGGGTAGGATTTCAGCAATCGTACGAAGAAGACTGCAATGCTTTGTATTTGTCAGATGTTGAACTCCCAAAACAAAGAATACCGTGTCACATAAACTCCACATGTAGTGCTATATGCATACAGG TTAGATTCCggtaa
- the LOC125660933 gene encoding uncharacterized protein LOC125660933 isoform X3: protein MINAKSSLCQFQIRVCKSSITGYLQNTACVKMKLCLSVLFLIYFWSADTYTVKVLSNVSKISEGKDLLLSCIVEGLTEELFLDRSNAYSEWIFRGDNRVVILSQVPQKNSFIPKYATNLTRDTLSDSLHFTIVINEVTDRNKGVYTCVVSKDTTVIRKQLEISGEDEADKMSTSLVFVDDKVSREAADRKCELYGFHTPNNRTNITELSLIMHPNETSWTFRDDDRHDVILNRHWLSIRGCFHMNVTFEAQHYTDCDVIYDAEYSLMNAYLAIHNNSCYVLWKSIKEDLMKFRLPESSCGWKCPDVIETGCGGEDAVSLYKVVEVDRKDWVGFQQSYEEDCNALYLSDVELPKQRIPCHINSTCSAICIQDCDVTLE from the exons ATGATTAATGCTAAATCTAGTCTCTGTCAATTTCAAATCAGAGTATGTAAATCGTCCATTACAGGATATTTACAGAACACAGCGTGCGTGAAAATGAAGCTGTGTCTTTCTGTATTGTTCTTGATTTACTTCTGGTCAGCAGACACTTACACAG TCAAAGTCCTGTCGAACGTCTCCAAGATCTCGGAAGGAAAAGACCTGCTACTGAGTTGTATCGTGGAGGGCCTAACAGAGGAACTATTCCTAGACAGATCAAACGCGTATTCGGAGTGGATATTCCGGGGAGATAACAGAGTGGTGATACTAAGCCAGGTCCCACAGAAGAACTCCTTCATACCTAAATACGCGACGAATCTTACAAGAGACACACTTTCTGATTCTCTTCACTTCACAATAGTAATCAATG AAGTCACCGACAGAAACAAAGGAGTTTACACCTGCGTGGTTTCCAAGGATACAACGGTGATTAGGAAGCAGCTGGAAATTTCAG GTGAAGACGAGGCAGATAAGATGTCGACTTCCCTGGTGTTTGTTGACGACAAAGTATCGAGGGAGGCGGCGGACAGGAAGTGCGAGTTGTACGGGTTTCACACACCAAACAACAGGACAAACATTACAGAACTCAGCTTAATCATGCATCCTAATGAAACGTCATGGACATTTCGTGATGACGACAGACATGACGTCATACTGAATCGTCACTGGCTTTCCATCAGAG GTTGTTTTCATATGAATGTGACATTTGAAGCGCAGCACTATACGGATTGTGACGTCATCTATGACGCCGAATATTCCTTAATGAATGCCTATCTTGcaatacat AACAACTCTTGCTACGTTTTATGGAAATCGATTAAAGAAGACCTGATGAAATTTCGACTTCCGGAATCGTCATGCGGATGGAAGTGTCCGGATGTTATTGAGACCGGATGTGGTGGTGAAGATGCGGTGTCTTTGTACAAAGTGGTGGAAG TTGATAGGAAAGACTGGGTAGGATTTCAGCAATCGTACGAAGAAGACTGCAATGCTTTGTATTTGTCAGATGTTGAACTCCCAAAACAAAGAATACCGTGTCACATAAACTCCACATGTAGTGCTATATGCATACAGG attgtGACGTCACACTCGAGTAA
- the LOC125660933 gene encoding uncharacterized protein LOC125660933 isoform X2: protein MINAKSSLCQFQIRVCKSSITGYLQNTACVKMKLCLSVLFLIYFWSADTYTVKVLSNVSKISEGKDLLLSCIVEGLTEELFLDRSNAYSEWIFRGDNRVVILSQVPQKNSFIPKYATNLTRDTLSDSLHFTIVINEVTDRNKGVYTCVVSKDTTVIRKQLEISGEDEADKMSTSLVFVDDKVSREAADRKCELYGFHTPNNRTNITELSLIMHPNETSWTFRDDDRHDVILNRHWLSIRGCFHMNVTFEAQHYTDCDVIYDAEYSLMNAYLAIHNNSCYVLWKSIKEDLMKFRLPESSCGWKCPDVIETGCGGEDAVSLYKVVEVDRKDWVGFQQSYEEDCNALYLSDVELPKQRIPCHINSTCSAICIQGKKTRTE, encoded by the exons ATGATTAATGCTAAATCTAGTCTCTGTCAATTTCAAATCAGAGTATGTAAATCGTCCATTACAGGATATTTACAGAACACAGCGTGCGTGAAAATGAAGCTGTGTCTTTCTGTATTGTTCTTGATTTACTTCTGGTCAGCAGACACTTACACAG TCAAAGTCCTGTCGAACGTCTCCAAGATCTCGGAAGGAAAAGACCTGCTACTGAGTTGTATCGTGGAGGGCCTAACAGAGGAACTATTCCTAGACAGATCAAACGCGTATTCGGAGTGGATATTCCGGGGAGATAACAGAGTGGTGATACTAAGCCAGGTCCCACAGAAGAACTCCTTCATACCTAAATACGCGACGAATCTTACAAGAGACACACTTTCTGATTCTCTTCACTTCACAATAGTAATCAATG AAGTCACCGACAGAAACAAAGGAGTTTACACCTGCGTGGTTTCCAAGGATACAACGGTGATTAGGAAGCAGCTGGAAATTTCAG GTGAAGACGAGGCAGATAAGATGTCGACTTCCCTGGTGTTTGTTGACGACAAAGTATCGAGGGAGGCGGCGGACAGGAAGTGCGAGTTGTACGGGTTTCACACACCAAACAACAGGACAAACATTACAGAACTCAGCTTAATCATGCATCCTAATGAAACGTCATGGACATTTCGTGATGACGACAGACATGACGTCATACTGAATCGTCACTGGCTTTCCATCAGAG GTTGTTTTCATATGAATGTGACATTTGAAGCGCAGCACTATACGGATTGTGACGTCATCTATGACGCCGAATATTCCTTAATGAATGCCTATCTTGcaatacat AACAACTCTTGCTACGTTTTATGGAAATCGATTAAAGAAGACCTGATGAAATTTCGACTTCCGGAATCGTCATGCGGATGGAAGTGTCCGGATGTTATTGAGACCGGATGTGGTGGTGAAGATGCGGTGTCTTTGTACAAAGTGGTGGAAG TTGATAGGAAAGACTGGGTAGGATTTCAGCAATCGTACGAAGAAGACTGCAATGCTTTGTATTTGTCAGATGTTGAACTCCCAAAACAAAGAATACCGTGTCACATAAACTCCACATGTAGTGCTATATGCATACAGGGTAAGAAAACTCGCACAGAATGA